The Undibacterium cyanobacteriorum genomic sequence GTAATTCGAATATTGTTGGATCTGAGGTTCGATATCCGAGTCGGCAAATAATTCAGCAAACAATTCGCGTACCGCTGTCTCACTCAATTCGACCCCGACCACCTGCAAGCCTTGCGACAAAAGATAGGCAATGTCACGCGTCTTTCCACAGAGTGGCACTAAGACCGTCTGCCCCGCCGTAAGAGGCAATTGCGATAAATGGTCGCGTAACAAAGGATTCACATGCTCGCGATGAAATCCCAATTCTCGACGTTGCCACCGGTCATGCCAAAACTGTGCATCCATCTCATTCTCCTTGATTGCTTGAACTAAGAAGCATAGGATACAAGTTCAAGCGCACTTGAAGTCAAGTATTTTTTTAAGAAATCGTGAGCACTAAGGTCAAAGCGGTGAAGGGATTTTAGATGGATATCGGAGAAGTCGTTCAGGAAACCGGCATACCCGCCTCGAGCCTGCGTTATTACGAAGAACTCGGACTCATTTCTTCGCATGCACGCAAAGGATTGCGGCGGCAATACCCAAGTGCGGTGGTTGAAACGCTGAGGTTCATTCTACTCGCCCAAAGCGCCGGCTTCTCGCTCGCAGAAATTAAGGAGCTCACGCTACCGCTACCGCAAGGAAAAGCCAGCCTCAAACGCGAACTCTTACAGCAGAAATCACAAGACATAGCCATCCAGATTCGTCGCCTGCAGGCAATCAAAAAAGGACTTGATCACGCTGCGGTGTGCCCTGCTAGCAATCATTTTGAATGTCCCAGCTTTCTCGCTTTACTTCGCAAAGCTGGGCGCCAGACGCTATCGATCAATCAGAAGTAGTTGTGCCTAAGGACCCATGAATCCCAAATCACGACGACTAAAGTTGCTTAACTCATCTTTAAAAACCTGCGTTTCCAACATGGTGGCGCTGGCACCAAACCAACGTCCCAAACTCGCTCCGAATTGTTGATTGGAGATTTGCGGAATCCACGCCCCGCGGCCAGTAGCATCATCAGGGCCACCCAAGGTAAAGTCTGGGAATTGTCCATACAGTCCACCTTGTACCGCACCACCAAGGACAATATGATGACTACCCCACGCGTGATCGGAGCCATTACTGGTCGGTTCGAAACTACGTCCAAAGTCAGACATGGTGAAACTGGTAACTTGATTGGCACAACCAATTTCGCCCATCGCTTGATAGAAGGCACTCATCGCCTGCGACACTTTGACTAAGTTATCCCATTGCGTCCATGCTTGCTGGCTGTGTGTGTCAAAACCACCCATGCCGACAAAATACACTTGCCGTCCTGGCCCTTTGGCAGCGCGCATTTTAATCAAGCGGGCAACGGTCTTTAACTGCTGCGCTAAGGGAGTTCCTGGGAAGATGGTGTTAATCGTCGCAGTGCTTGTCATGGCTTGTAAATCAGTCACCAAATCAACCCCATTCGCCAGTGATTTATTCGCCGCAGCGGCCATCACGTTGGTATTGCTAGCATTGCTGGCATTGAGCATCTGCAGCAAAGCCGCTTTGCGCGCGTCACTGGCGCTTTGTGGCCACGCATTGAGACCCGATAAATTCAAGCTGCCATTCGCCGGAATTAAATTGCCATGCACGGTCGCACCCTCCACGAACAAGCCGCCCGAATTCAAGGCCACTGCATCCAAATGGCCGCCCGTTCCCAATAAATCAACAAGGCGTCCACCCCAACCTGTCGCAGCGACGGCTGGCGTGCCTGCTTGGTTTTGTAAGGTTTGATCTGGGTGAGAAAACAGCTGCGGAGGAACGCCGACACCTGCGCTATATTGTGCCTTGCTTAAGGGTTGACGCAGACTTCCCATGTTCAAGACGACCGCCACTTTCCCTTGCCCATACAAAGCATCAATCTCTGGCATCCCATAATGAAATGCGAAAGCTTGATTGCTTGGGGATGTGACAGCCTGCAAAGTGGAGGTACGCGGCGCCAACAGCGTCTTGGCCGAAGTGGATAAAGCCAAACCCACCGGCCCGCGTATTTTTTGATACTGCGTATATCGGGTCGTATCGAGCGGTACGATCAAATTATTGCCATCGTTACCACCAAACAAATACACGCACACCAAAGCTTTAAAGTCGGTCGCAGCGTGTGCATCTTTCACATTCGATAGCAAACCCATAGAAGCGACACTACCCAACATGCCTAACTTGGCAGAGCTGGCCATAAAATCACGGCGCGAAAATATTTTATTCGTCATGATGAAGTCCTATTGTATGTCTTCAAGATCAATGTTCGGTTTCGAAACTGATTCACTTATGAACCGCGAAATCCGCGCTAATTGCCGTGAAATGCAAAGCAATAATGGCACGCTCTTTGTTATCGCTCGACGTCGCTAAGGCCGCACTCAAGGCTTGTCGGGTTGAGGTCGACATCCGCCCATGCAATAAAGTGGCATCGACCAAATTGATCAAGTTTGTCGGGTTAGGAGCCGCGGCGATAAACGGAGTAAGGTCGATTTTGACCATGGTGCCGTAATTCCCGGAGATGAGCTGATACAAAAAGTTGGCGCGCGCCACGGCCATACTCGGGGCATAAATTTGAAACGATGGTCCGTAGTATTGGCTAGACCCCGGCAAGCGTGTCAGTGGCGAATAAAAGCTAAAGACACTAGGTGCGCTCAATATCTTTTCACCCATCAGGTAGTAGTCCCAGAACATGTTGGTAGGATCGACCACGGTGCCATTCAGAGCACGGATCAAACCAAGTGAGTGGAGAACTGGATCTTTGAGGAAGCCCTGAGTATTGTTCGGCGAATCTTGACGTGCCTCTGGGTCCAACAAAATAGCGCGGATGGTCGCCGCTAAATCACCGCGAACACCCGCATTATTCGCAAATACATTAGCGACGCGTTGAATGTATGCAGGGCTTGGGTTGCTGGTGGTCAAAGAACGAATTAAACGGGTGGCGATAAAAGGTGGCACATTGGGATGATTAAATAAATTGTCCATCACCGCATCGAAGTCTTGTTGCGTGGTTTGGCCCGCTGGTAACACTTTTCCTAATAGTAGCGTCTTGGCTTTTTTGTCGTGATAGTTATCACGAGGCTGCAAAGGCGTCGTGAAGCTTTCCCAATTTAATCCCGTCGCGCTGTTGCCGCCATAAGTCCAACCAGAGAGTGCGCGAGCAAACTCAGCGATTCTGGTTTGATCATAAGTAGGAATCGGCTTACCAGCAGCGTCCAATTGCACGCTGCCATCCTGATTCAGCATCACCGTACCGATGGTGAATAACTGCATCACTTCACGCGCGTAGTTTTCGTTAGGTGCTGGGATCACACTGTTGCCCATATCGAGATATTTACCCATGCTTGGATTAAGCGACATCTCGCGCAACAAGGTCCTAAAGTTACCAAAGGCATTGTTGGATAAGCTCATCAACCATGGCCGCATTTCATTGGCATAGGGATTCTTCTCTTGCGATACAACAAAAATTTGTGAGAGAGCGAAGATAACGCGTTGTCGTAATTGATCTTGGCCACTGGCCATGTTATTGAAAACACCGCGCTGCAAAACACTGAGATCGGTCGTATTGGGGATCACAGATGCTGGCATCACCATTTGTTGGGAAATCCAATTTGGGACGCCTATCTGTTTAACTAAACTCAGTTGCGCTGGTGTGGGACCAAATGAAGCTTGTTCCAAAAAGCGCGCTGCACTGACACTGGCTGCATCTGTCGCTGGCAATGGTATCGTTGTGCCCGTGCCGCTACCGGTACTACCGCTCCCGCCAGTACTTCCTGTACCTGTGCTACCGCTGCCTGTGCTGCCTGTGCTTCCTGTGCCGGTGCTACCAGTGCTACTGCAAGAGCTCACCACAACTTGATCAAATACATTCGATTTCGCATCACTCGCATTAAAGACGGTAAAGGCCAAATTACCTGTGTTTTTGATCGTGGTCGTAGCCGACATGCTGGTCGCAGAATTGACGACGCTTGGTACTGTCACGCCGTTAATCTGGGTGACCGCGCCACTCAGAAAATCAATCCCTTCAATACTAAAGGTCGTCACACCACAGCTCGGACGACTCGGCGTCACGCGATAAATCGTCGCCGCCTTCTTGGAAATAAACTGCACCACACGTTCCGCACTCATGCTGGGCGTGGTGCGCGTCACGCCCGTGATCGTCACTTTGCCGCCAAGGGGCATGGCAATCGGCGCAACATACTGGCCATTTTGAGAATTGATCGCCCCCAACTGCGCATTACCGCCCTTGATACCATTGACAGAAAAATCCATCCCTACGTTTTTTCCATCCAAATTGCCGACAAACCATACCGTTGAGCCAAGCGGAACGGCATTGGTTGGCTTGCCATCAATGATCAGCGTTGAAGCAAATACACACTCGGAAAATACAAAGAGGAAAGCTAACAGTCCTCGCATTGTTCTTGACCAAAAAACCATAACTTATCTCCTTCGCAAAGGGAAAAAGCGCAGAAAAAAATGCACGATGAATCCAGAAAAAGTGAAGGCGAGTATGGGATAAGTGCACATAAGAAACAAAGCACAACTGACGAACGGTCACGCTAATTCGATGAATGCAATCCACAAGCACTAGGTTCGGAGATAATCTAACCACCACAACAACTGGCATAAAATTAAGAGTAAAAAGTTAGCCTCAGCCAAGCTTGGCAAGCAATGACGCCACACTACCAATGACACACAAGACCCTCACACAAATTTTCTTATTACTCGTTTGCCTATGTTCAAGCATTGCTGGCTTTGCGCAAAGCGATGAAGAAATCAAAGAAGACCTTCGCAATTTTCCAAAGGAAGCCAGCTGCCAAGAAATCAAAGCCAGGGATTCCCAAGCGGGTAAAGAGTGTGAAAAAGATAGTCAGGAAATGCTCGACATGGCCGACGTTTCCGAAAGCAAGTCACATATGCA encodes the following:
- a CDS encoding MerR family transcriptional regulator, translated to MDIGEVVQETGIPASSLRYYEELGLISSHARKGLRRQYPSAVVETLRFILLAQSAGFSLAEIKELTLPLPQGKASLKRELLQQKSQDIAIQIRRLQAIKKGLDHAAVCPASNHFECPSFLALLRKAGRQTLSINQK
- a CDS encoding DUF1800 domain-containing protein: MVFWSRTMRGLLAFLFVFSECVFASTLIIDGKPTNAVPLGSTVWFVGNLDGKNVGMDFSVNGIKGGNAQLGAINSQNGQYVAPIAMPLGGKVTITGVTRTTPSMSAERVVQFISKKAATIYRVTPSRPSCGVTTFSIEGIDFLSGAVTQINGVTVPSVVNSATSMSATTTIKNTGNLAFTVFNASDAKSNVFDQVVVSSCSSTGSTGTGSTGSTGSGSTGTGSTGGSGSTGSGTGTTIPLPATDAASVSAARFLEQASFGPTPAQLSLVKQIGVPNWISQQMVMPASVIPNTTDLSVLQRGVFNNMASGQDQLRQRVIFALSQIFVVSQEKNPYANEMRPWLMSLSNNAFGNFRTLLREMSLNPSMGKYLDMGNSVIPAPNENYAREVMQLFTIGTVMLNQDGSVQLDAAGKPIPTYDQTRIAEFARALSGWTYGGNSATGLNWESFTTPLQPRDNYHDKKAKTLLLGKVLPAGQTTQQDFDAVMDNLFNHPNVPPFIATRLIRSLTTSNPSPAYIQRVANVFANNAGVRGDLAATIRAILLDPEARQDSPNNTQGFLKDPVLHSLGLIRALNGTVVDPTNMFWDYYLMGEKILSAPSVFSFYSPLTRLPGSSQYYGPSFQIYAPSMAVARANFLYQLISGNYGTMVKIDLTPFIAAAPNPTNLINLVDATLLHGRMSTSTRQALSAALATSSDNKERAIIALHFTAISADFAVHK
- a CDS encoding DUF1501 domain-containing protein yields the protein MTNKIFSRRDFMASSAKLGMLGSVASMGLLSNVKDAHAATDFKALVCVYLFGGNDGNNLIVPLDTTRYTQYQKIRGPVGLALSTSAKTLLAPRTSTLQAVTSPSNQAFAFHYGMPEIDALYGQGKVAVVLNMGSLRQPLSKAQYSAGVGVPPQLFSHPDQTLQNQAGTPAVAATGWGGRLVDLLGTGGHLDAVALNSGGLFVEGATVHGNLIPANGSLNLSGLNAWPQSASDARKAALLQMLNASNASNTNVMAAAANKSLANGVDLVTDLQAMTSTATINTIFPGTPLAQQLKTVARLIKMRAAKGPGRQVYFVGMGGFDTHSQQAWTQWDNLVKVSQAMSAFYQAMGEIGCANQVTSFTMSDFGRSFEPTSNGSDHAWGSHHIVLGGAVQGGLYGQFPDFTLGGPDDATGRGAWIPQISNQQFGASLGRWFGASATMLETQVFKDELSNFSRRDLGFMGP